CATGCAGCCTCCGCAGCAAACAGCCATGCAGCAGTTCCAACAGATGAAACAACTGAACTCCAGCAACTCCAACAGCAGCACCATCAGAATCAACAGCTGCAGCATTCTaaccaacagcagcagcagaacCAGGTACTGGTAATGAAAAGATTACACTTTTGTACaactgtaataaagctcaataaaagggaaggaaggagtcgggaaccggcgaacaatcagagtaaactttaatcaaaaataaacaaccaaaaatccagcagtaaaaaaggccacacaaacataaacaaaacttaatgtatatccgggcccggtcctctctcgccgtatccTCCTgtcgttcgtccttttatgcttcctcctcccacggctctcgtcacgcctccctcgtcacatacccccattgcccctcacaggccggggggtactcACGAGACTGCTTACTTCACCCCCCCCCCCGGGGGCCAGTATCGacggccccagcgcctgggggtatgaacagacgagacgagagaacggagatgGAAGCACCAGGGGcgagagaggaaacagaaaaaaaaatttttgtccggttccccgacacgctgtcgctcggtcctcagccagccgagaggctcttcctcgcggtgctatgcagTGGTGCTGGACATCGGGGGGACGGCCcgctccgcctcctggcggttGGCGGTGGCTTCTTTGGCTGAGGGTAGCCGGCAGCGAGTTTTCCGttccctgctcctccccttttcCTCGGtggacggcagcaggctccgcCCCACGGCAAACGGCccgaactcctccgctccctcctcTATGGCtgccaccccacctcggcccaggagcacggcagcgAGGTCTTCGTGCCCTGGCGGCCGACGATGGCTCCTCCGACAGAAGGCAGCTGGCAGTGAGTCTTCCGTCTCCTGCTCCTCCCATTTTTggcggacggcagcaggctccggcccacgggcAACGGTGatgactcctccgctccctctcgGACGACAACCACCCGACCTCGACCCAGGCGCACGCCACGAGGTCTTCGTCCCAGCCGATTCCtcttgctccagcaccaccgcctcgggaAGCCGCTGGCGGACATCCCTCATCctcgctgcccgaactcctcagcaccgcgatgcccctcggcggcgagggctcttcgacagcatgtccctccttcctcccgggtttcagcaccaatgtaataaacgcaataaaagggaaggaagggggcgggaaccggcgaacaatcagagtaaacttcaataaaaataaacaaccaaaaatccagcagtaaaaaaggccacacaaacataaacaaaacttaacgtatgtctgggcccggtcctctctcgccgtatccTCCTGTCGtttgtccttttatgcttccgatctcctccgtgagagatacgaggccggtgtgaCGCCCAGCTGCCACTCATTATCaactcgcttcctcctcccacggctctcgtcacgcctccctcgttacaacaacatttttggtttatttatagtGATCCAAGACatgacaacaaacacagacattcaAATCAATGAAGGTAGCTTGAGATAAACGGTTCTAATTTACCAATTCAAGACCGTACAGAGTTTGGTCGTCATTAAGTGCTTATTGTTTGGCTTTCTTTACAGTTGCACCAAACCAGAATCCAGCAGCAACAACAGCAGTTATCACAActgcagcagcaacaacaaTTGCTACAACAACAGcaactacaacaacaacaacaacagcaactgcaacaacaacagcagcttCAAGCCCAGGTTCAGGCTCAAATCCAAGCCCAGGCTCAAGGTCAAGCCCAAGCTCAAGGCATGGCAGGCCAGATGCCCCCCCACTCGCAGCAGCAGGTTTTAGTGCCACAGTCTTTGGCACAAATGGCCCCAGGGCAGCATCAACAAATCAGCTCGCTGAGCCAACAACAGCAGCATCAGTTAAAGCAACCAATCCAGGTAAAGATCAGCTATCGGAACAGAACACAATTTGGTTCAGTGTATTAAGAGATGTTGATGAAGTGCAAAAATTCAAGTGGGAAAAAACAAGGTGGCATATCGTTCTGATAGTTTTAAGTTGCCTGTTGATGTCAGGCAAAGCCAAGATGTTCTGTTAAGACTTTTGCGATTTACCTGGCAATGTATAAAGCTCATTATAGCACAGAGATTGATTGACAGTTGAGCAGACGTCTGATTCTCTGTCTCAGTTGCTCACCTGAGATGAATGTTAACAAGAACTGAGTTTTCTTATAGattttgttatttgtgtgtGCGAATCTGATCAGGGAAGAGTTttgcaacaacagcagcagcagcatcatcaacaacaacagcagaCAGCCCAGCGCACAACGGTTCCTGGTCAGATAAGCACAGCGCAAACTGTGGTGAGGATTGAGATGAGCAACTTGACAATCCAAGATAGCATTGATTTCAGTTAAGTTTCATCAGTGtacattgcatagagaaaaacttgAAATAATAACTTTCACCATGTGTCTTAATATATACTGTCTTTCAATTTTTGTCCCTCAAGTACtactactattattattaataatattatttttaattatgatgcatgtaaagctgctttgcaacaatgaaaattgtgaaaaatgctatataaataaaattgagaaACAGGGAAGGATCTTTTGAACCGAGTGTCATAAATAcagcttttgtgtttgtgtgtgtgagatgacTGAAATTATGAGCCGAGAGTACGTGCGTGTTGTATTTCACATCTCATGTACTTGTCCTTAGGCATGCATGCAGATGCTTCCAAAGCTACaggaaaaactaaaaaagtATATGCATTTACtgttcttttgtcatttttatatattctgtGTATATAAATTTAAGTTTCAATACTGTTCCCCATTCTACATTACTTTTATTACTGTTGTTTATTCTTATGTTGGGTCTGTAAGGTTTTCAGTACAGATAATGGAATGTCTCAATATCAACGTTTTCACTGGACAATATTGTAAATCAGTTACTGTCTTTGCTTGGTATAATAACACCTGTTAAATCTGTTTCTGAGCTTTGAGATAACAATTTATTCAATACACTTAAAGCTTATTTTAATCTATCATCACTTATAGTCTCTTTTCTGCTGTTCTTCTGGTCTGTCTCTGTATAAGGCCCCTGGTCCATCCATGCTCATGTCACAATGAAAGACTACTAGACAACCCACTGAATCACTTTACAAAAGCAATCAGTGTACTTGAGTAAACTTCAATTATGACTCGAGATCAGTTACAGCCATACATTGAATTTTGGCCTATTTTACAtaacatctaaaaaaaatcatacacaAAAAACTCGTatgttttaaaatcatgtcactTGGCCCATGACTTGACTCGTTTGATTCGCTCTCCGAAGCACTGATTCAAAACAAACGATTCGCAAAGGATTCGAAGTTTCACGAATCAGTGTTTCGAACGCGTCCATCACTATCTGAAACTGAAAGGCTTGTTCAAcgttatttaaaaacatcaacaatggATGTCCCAGGCCCTGATAGCGACTGGAGGAGCACAGCCTTTAGACAGAAAGTGGTGGCTCAAATGTAAGTATTTTCCATGAAATATTATGTGTTTGGATGTGCGAGGATTATGGTTCAGCGCACGGAAATAGTGCTGTTAGCTTGCTAGCTGCTAACTAGCTGATGCTCAGCCATGTTTTTACCCACATAAGTTAGTCTGTGAAACATTGCGAACTTTGATATGATTTAAGTGAAAGTAGGCAACGTGATATCTAGTAAAAGCGATTAGTATGTCTACTAATGAAGTAATTTCTACTTCACTTAACGTTACTTATTTAGCTATGTTGCTAGCTAAGATACAGATATCGTTAGCGTCATTAAATATGCGCCCAGATATGCAGAGGACTGAAGAAACTCTACTatacaaatactgtaaaaaaaatagaacAAACTTTTAGTAGAACACGTGACATTTGTGACTTTTGAATCGTTATAAGTTCTTCTGATAATACTTTTAATATATCTAATCTATACCCGATGGTTTGGTTTGATTGACAGTCTCAAAAAACGTAATGttgatattattattacttaCTGTATTTAATATGCTAGTGCTTTTGAGCTGTGGATTTTAGCTTAAGGGATATATTCCTTTTCTAAAAGcatatgcatttttttcttacaaATTCAGCATCCCTGCAGGAGTGGGTGGTACAGCCGCAGCCGAATCACTACAGATAATAAATGCAATtcaaattttacatttacatttagttacTTAGCAGACGCTATTTTACATGAAAGTTCAAATATTGACTGTTCAAATATTTACAGTTTGTTTGACAAAGCATATTCTGTATTTCACAGAATATTACATTCCATTGcattcagaacacaaatgaagtcATAAATTATTTATGTCAGCCAAGTGAGCTTTCTCTGTAAAACTATACTCATCTAACCTGAACCTCTGTCTTGTGTTGTAGAGAGGACGCCATGAGGAAAGCAGGAACTGCTCATACTAAGTCCTGTACTGACATGGAAAACCATGTGTATATTAAGGCAAAGACCAGAGTAAGtactgattttttgtttttatgtgatcATTAAAAGCACTGACTGACAAACAGATATATCTAAGTTAACTATATATAAATGACTGCTTTTGCACAGGAGGAGTATTTGTCTCTGGTTGCGAGGCTGATCATTCATTTCAGAGACATTCGTAAGTTGTTAGTTATGTTTTTGATGTAACATTTGTATATGCTGTGATTCTTGGATGAGAACTTTGTATTGAACATATTTTTTCCATTGCAGATAAAAAGACACAAGGGGGACCCGGTAAGAATGgattaaaaaaaaccttaaatCTAGTTCTTGCATATAAGTgtccaaatacattttctgCTTATTTTTAATGGgtcttattgttttattgtcagaTCCCATGAATGCCCTGCAGAATTTGACCGGAGTGGGTGGAGGTGGTGGCATTGGACCACGCCCACCTGGCGCACCTATGAGTGGTATGGGGCCAATGGTGCAAATGCAGATGGGTCAACACACCATGCAGGGAGTTGCAGGTGGCCAGCAAGCTGGTAAGATTAACAATCTAACAGTTGAGCCACATAGAGAATTTGCCAAGAAATTACATCTGATTCAATATTACTCCAGCAGGTTCTGCCGGACAGATGCAGATGATGCAGCAGTCCATTCAGTTTCAGCagtttcagacacagcaacaggCAGCCATGCAGCCTCCGCAGCAAACAGCCATGCAGCAGTTCCAACAGATGAAACAACTTCAGCAACTCCAACAGCAGCACCATCAGAATCAACAGCTGCAACATTCTaaccaacagcagcagcagcagcagcaacagcagcagcagcagcaacagcagcagcagcagcaggctCATACTCAGCAGCAGCAACAGAACCAGGTACTGGTAATGAAAAGATTACACGTTTGTACAacatttttggtttatttatagtGATCCAAGACatgacaacaaacacagacattcaAATCAATGAAGGTAGCTTGAGATAAATGGCTCTAATTTACCAATTCAAGACCGTACAGAGTTTGGTCATCATTAAGTGCTTATTGTTTGGCTTTCTTTACAGTTGCACCAAACCAGAATCCAGCAGCAACAACAGCAGTTAGCACAActgcagcagcaacaacaaTTGCTACAACAACAGCAACtacaacaacagcaacaacaacagcaactgcaacaacaacagcagcttCAAGCCCAGGTTCAGGCTCAAATCCAAGCCCAGGCTCAAGCTCAAGGTCAAGCCCAAGCTCAAGGCGTGGCAGGCCAGATGCCCCCTCACTCGCAGCAGCAGGTTTTAGTGCCACAGTCTTTGGCACAAATGGCCCCAGGGCAGCATCAACAAATCAACTCGCTGAGCCAACAACAGCAGCATCAGCTAAAGCAACCAATCCAGGTAAAGATCAGCTATCGGAACAGAACACAATTTGGTTCAGTGTATTAAGAGATGTTGATGAAGTGCAAAAATTCAAGTGGGAAAAAAACAAGGTGGCATATCGTTCTGATAGTTTTAAGTTGCCTGTTGATGTCAGGCAAAGCCAAGATGTTCTGTTAAGACTTGCGATTTACCTGGCAATGTATAAAGCTCATTATAGCACAgagattgattgacaggtgagcAGACGTCTGATTCTCTGTCTCAGTTGCTCACCTGAGATGAATGTTAACAAGAACTGAGTTTTCTTATAGattttgttatttgtgtgtGCGAATCTGATCAGGTAAGAGTTTTGCAACAACAGCAACATCAGCAacatcagcagcagcagcagcaacaacaacaacaacaacaacaacaacaacaacagcagctcCAGCAGACAGCCCAGCTCACAACGGTTCCCGGTCAGGTGAGCACAGCGCAAACTGTGGTGAGGATTGAGATGAGCAACTTGGCGTGAAATAAATGCATGCCACCAAAATCAACACTTGTTCATTTGAGTTTCTTGTGAATGTCAGAACTACTTATTCCTTGCCTGTTGGTGGAACATAGTAATGCACAATGACGTAATAACAACAAATGGATTATACGTTTTAGTTCTATGAATGAGGTTTCGTTGCGTGCCACAGCGTAGACTGCTTGTTTCGAACTACTGATGTCTTCACTAATAAATAACTACCctgcaaccacccagaacattgTGACAACCCTACGTAGATGCCACATTGAATCATTTTAGACACACTGACACGTCTGTCATGTTTGAACGATCCACATATTATATTACGTTAGATTGAagtaaaagaaacaaatatttgagtgaaagaaaaatgttataagtttatataataaaatctataataaaaaatatgatataaTAACACTGGTTAATATCATCAGTGAGTTTTCCAAGATGCTGCAACTTTGCGCAGAGTACACTATTTTGCTGAAATAGATCAGACTTCCCAACGCATTTATTTGTCAGCACTAGATGTCTTGTTTTAGTTTATCACACGGGTGACCGTCCCATTTGCGAGCATTCATTGGACAACATTTCGCCTCATGTTGCTTTCATTCACCTTGTCCCATACGTGTGGCCCTAGTTTATGCTAAACCCTGAGATAGAATGGTGTTAACCAGTGAAATCTCTTCGCTATTGCAGAGCTGTAAAATACGATAGAGCAGACAGTTTAAGTTTTAATAGCTTTCAATCTCATTTGCattatgcatgtgtgtgcagcTTACAGCTTGACTGCATGCTTGCTATTTTAAACCCACAAGCCCATTCTGCATGCACGTGACCTGAAGAAATGCATTTCTTTTTAGGTTAGTCCTTACAATGATATTGTTAACATTTTCTTTGTGCGTTTTTAACGAACATTTCCAGGAGTCCTTACCCTTGCATTGTATCTTATTTGGAAAGTAATTACCAGATGGCAAACTCGACCACATCTCCACTTAAACGTGTCTTGTTGGAGACACAGATATACCCATTGCATTTCTCCTTGCCTTGCATGGGTCTGGTACATGAATATGGAGCATGAAATCCATTGGCCTGCATACTCTGTCTTGCTCTTAGAATGACAGAAGAGGTTCATTTCACTGCCacgtcattttgtttttaaatagccTTGTTTTGCATAGTTAAACGTGAAGGTGTGAATTGTGCATCCGTGCTTGCAGACGAGCCGCatctgtttctgtttgcattgtTGCATGTGCTTCCTCTCATGTCTGCTAATGCACTGCatttattgttttgcttgtgACATGTCTGTTGTCCCCTCTGTCCTCCTCAAAGATGATGCTCCGTCCTGGGATGCAAATTCCAACCCGGTTGCCCCGCGCCACCCCGAACTCTGCCATTCCTCAAAACCCTGTTGCCATGGGAGGACAGCAAATGCCACAGGTATTTACCGCAGGGCTGAGCGCTGGGTCGCCGCACTGCAACCCAGTGGGCGCAAACATCTGTGGCTTTACGCTAGAGCACTCCCACATGAAGGCCGTCCGTAATTCTACCTCAGTTTAACACTTGTGTGCCTCCGTTTACCACCACCCACCACCAACCAGTTTCAGAATTAGTAACATTTAGAAACTACCCAGAAGCACCTAGGGCAGAGTAAATAATGTCTAGAATTTGAtttgaaattaaatgtgtgGCACAGGTAAGTTATTGTCCTGTTTGTATAGATGAATGCTAAGCTAGGAAGCTACAATGGTGTGATCATCTTCTGGCTTTATAGCGCCATCTGGTGCTGTAGCGTCAAAACAAGGTGATCTGTTACCACCTCTAGGTTATTTGCTTTACCCGTGCAGATCCTCCTCTTCTAATCTGGTCGTGTTTAACCTATTTTAGATTTTTCATCTCTCCTGTTTCCTAGAGTCAgcaaatgatgtcatcaccctCTCCAGTTCAGGTGCAGACGCCCCAGTCGATGCCTCCTCCACCCCATCCTCAGCCGTCACCCCAGCCCCCATCCTCTCAACCTAACTCTGTCAGGTAAACACACCTGCGAAGGCCTTTGGGACCTTAAATCTTTTTCATGTTACCATATAGACCCGtcataactttattttttctctctAGCTCTGGTCCAACCCCATCCCCTGGAGGTTTCCAGCCCAGTCCCTCTCCCCAGCCATCCCAGAGTCCAGCTTCTGCACGAACCCCACAGAGTTACCCCCTTCAGGTGCCTTCACCTGGACCACTCAACACCCCAGGtacaaataatattaattttatgattttttcgTCTTTTAATTAGACAAGAAATAACACTGAGAAGAGGGCTGGGATGTGGAATGATCTTCAGATCCTGACCCAGGCCACGTTTCTGATTACAGAGCAGATTTAATGTTTAGAGGAGCTCCTTTACAATCAGTCAttataacaaacaaataatcagATACAATATGCTTTTTAATATATGTCAGTAATAGGGGTTAAAGACTTTATCCTTAGTTACTTAATTTGTAATGATCATACATTTTCAACCTGTATATTTGGTTTTTGAACTATAGGCAACCCAAGCTCTGTAATGAGTCCAGCAGGTACCTCACAGTCTGATGATCAGCTATATATGGACAAACTAAAGCAGCTGTCAAAATATATCGAGCCTCTGCGCAGGATGATCAACAAAATTGACAAAAATGAAGGTACTAGAGATTTTTTCTCTGCTTGTGCTAATTTACTTGCTTTATTTGACTGTAGAAGTTAtgtgtgttatttgtttttacagataGGAAAAAGGATCTGAGcaaaatgaagagtttgcttAATATTCTGACTGACCCCAACACAcggtaggaaaacaaacagtccGGTGTCTTGCATTTTTGGCTTTTGCAACATCCCTCGGTTAATTTTGAATTACGTTTCTATCCACTAGGTGTCCTCTTAAGACCCTAGAGAAGTGTGAAATAGCTTTGGAGAAACTGAAGAATGATATGGCTGTGGTGAGTTACTGGTGGTGACACATACATGTTGTTCATTTTGTTGCAATACTTATTTCGTTATTAACAATATTTGGTGTGTTATTTCCAGCCGACTCCTCCCCCAGTGACATGTACCAAAAAACAGTACCTGTGCCAGCCGCTGCTGGATGCCGTCATGGCCAACATTCGTTCCCCCGTTTTAAACCATTCACTTTACCGCACGTTTGCTCCAGCTATGACGGCCATTCATGGACCACCAATCACGTACGTTTTTCCCTTATTCAACtctgtaaataaacaatatctTATTTAGTGTAATATTGGATGTTCAGCAATCGcctgtaatatataaaaaatgagatTGTGTATCGCAGGGGCCCTTTAATTCCGTCCCGTAAACGGAAGTTTGAAGATGACGACCGGCAGACGATCCCTAACATACTTCAAGGGGAGGTGGCGCGGCTCAATTCCATGTTCCTGGTCAATCTGGATCCGTCCTACTGCAGCAACAATGGATCTGTGCATCTTATTTGCAAACTCGGTGGGTTAAACCTGTGCTTTTTACATTGGTGGCTGATAGTCGGAGGTCATGTTGTAAATGTTTCTATTTTTCATTTAGAAAATGAATATTTTCcattttatacatgtatatgaaTTACTCACTTTGGTCTCTGTCTAGATGATAAAAACCTGCCCAGTGTTCCTCCTCTTCAGTTGAGTATTCCAGCAGGTTACCCTGATCAAAGTCCACACTGGGAAGATGACGGTCAGCAGTACGGTGAGCCTAAGCCTGCCTTTTACATAAGTGTCTACTTGTTATcctaaactgttttaaaatgcaaacCCTTTTTAGCAcccaatttaaatgaaaattcatcgGGTATGAAACATTAACTCAACAGTTCTTACATGCTTCCATCTGTTCTCAGAGGCGAACCCTTTCCTGCAAACTGTCCATAAAAACATGACCTCCAAACTCCTTCAGCTTCCTGACAAGCACTCGGTGACGGCGCTGCTGAACACTTGGGCCCAAAGCGTGAGACAGGCTTGCCTCTCGGCCGCTTAGAGATTTCTACCAGCAAACCAGTATAATCTTTGCACCTCCATGGCACAATGGCAATATGAATGACTTGTTACTTTgcatttctttgtctttttttatttacatcagTATCTTGTTCAGTACACTAAAGCCTTAACAGTTTGTGCATTGCTTGATCAATAAAATTATTTAGACATTCTGTACAACTGTTTCAGTTTAATCTATGTTTCCTAATAATGTTTGGTAAAACCCAGCGTGGTTGTTAAGTGCATTGGCCTCTGCAGCCGACGTGTCTGCACAGCCTGAGTTCTCCTGTGTCTTTCTGCTATGTTGTTGTGCAGACTTCGGGTGAGGGCAGGCAGGATCACTTTCTCTGCTTTGCTAGCCTGAGACGCAGGTCTATTCATACTGTAAGAGAAACATTCTTGGCATTTATGTCAAAAAATATATCGGGCTTTTAAAAGCAGTGACTTACAGTCCTCTAGGCAGTGTTTGAAGAGAAAGCTGCGGAAATGTATCAGAGTCCTCGGTTCTGCAAAAAAATTAAGATCGAAAGATATCAGGGTGAATTGCAGGAAATGTTAAAATATCTAAAGCCTACTGCGTTTAGATCACTTCTAAGTATTGCAAtatgaaattgtatttaatttagaaagCAAATTATCATaatactttaaatatttttgcaatGATTAAGAAGTTACCTTTTACCATCATCAAGAAAAGCCTTGGTCAGAATGTAATTCTCTGCAGTGATTTTCTTGTTGAAAACAATGTCTTTGAGGATAGCTTTCACACGCAGGATCTGAGAagacacttgacataaaatCTACAATGCAACAATGTTAAAGAGTTGTTTTGTATTAAACAACTATGACATCACCTCTTGGGACTGCATGCTGTTAGCATTGTACAGCTGTCGTATGATGACCTCGCACTCCTTTAGGATAGGAGGTCGGGGTGGAACCGATTGGCTATACTGGATCATTAAAGGCTGTAGAGAAGTGATGAAGCCTGCTTTAGCTTCTGAAGGATCTTTTATCTTGACTGCTGTGGGGGCAGTTGAGGAATTCGATCTTGTTTCTCTACATTTATTATGATTGCTGGGGGTATAgcagaatgttacattttaaatactagTTGCTGAGAAGAAGTGATTGTGTATGTATAACCCATAGGGTTTAAAGGAAGTGGCAATAACAGATGTGGTTAATATCTTTATAACCACCTGAGGTCTGTGCCCTGTGGAAGGAGCTTGTCATCGAGGGTCTGCTCCAGATATTTGCCTCTATCTGCCTGAAATTTGTGGTTGTCTGTTTGATGCCTCTGGATTTTACGTCTGGACCCTGTGAGGTCACGGGATGATGGTGGAAGAGGATGATGTGATGTAGTTTTAATATAGAAAATGTGAAGACAAGAGACTTACTGTTCGACTTTGATGGCTCCATGATCAGCATGAACTGCAGCTCTGGACCACATTATTAGAGAAAAGTACAAAATGAGGAATGATTTGTCATCCAGTGTTAatattcatacattttgaaCCTATTTTTCAGAGTGGGGTTACTTCGAAAAATGTCCTTATAAAAAAGCATAAAGTATtatcttgtttttgttatagCTGGTTGTTGTAAGCAACACATTTTCCTTTTGGCCGTCAGAAACAATACCCTGAAACTTTTCTCTACTGTAAACTGATACGCTACCACCCACCGAGGTTACATGGGGCATTCTATCATTTTCTTCATTCAACAGGCTTTCAGTCAGC
The Triplophysa rosa linkage group LG19, Trosa_1v2, whole genome shotgun sequence genome window above contains:
- the si:ch211-222n4.2 gene encoding coiled-coil domain-containing protein 74B; this translates as MHDGDVRNMFHSDMDARVDSLQRNIEFLQKQHGETLGKLHDEIECLKRENKELQFMLIMEPSKSNRSRRKIQRHQTDNHKFQADRGKYLEQTLDDKLLPQGTDLSNHNKCRETRSNSSTAPTAVKIKDPSEAKAGFITSLQPLMIQYSQSVPPRPPILKECEVIIRQLYNANSMQSQEILRVKAILKDIVFNKKITAENYILTKAFLDDGKRTEDSDTFPQLSLQTLPRGLMNRPASQASKAEKVILPALTRSLHNNIAERHRRTQAVQTRRLQRPMHLTTTLGFTKHY